A DNA window from Theobroma cacao cultivar B97-61/B2 chromosome 5, Criollo_cocoa_genome_V2, whole genome shotgun sequence contains the following coding sequences:
- the LOC18599511 gene encoding FAS1 domain-containing protein SELMODRAFT_448915, producing the protein MATCIITFVLLMAPFQSTSATNIPPRNQDLGVAIEEMQKANYFTFVMLINMFPLDSKIHGNVTFLMPNDRMLSKTIIPESAVSSFLYRHSIPSPLLFENLQYIPTGSILPSSEPQYTLKISNGGGRRSFFLNNVRIISPNLCTASSSIRCHGIDGVLTAVKLPGSNTPLSTCSNSTGSAASPSPVAAPPSPAPILPFSDDSPVPAPQPAESSQNKSGASQFLSDSKLLKFTGTLLVVSIIGVSM; encoded by the coding sequence ATGGCAACTTGTATCATCACCTTTGTTCTTCTCATGGCACCCTTCCAATCAACATCTGCTACGAACATTCCTCCAAGGAATCAAGATCTAGGCGTCGCCATTGAAGAAATGCAGAAGGCTAACTACTTCACCTTCGTCATGCTGATCAACATGTTCCCTCTCGATTCAAAAATTCATGGAAATGTCACTTTCTTGATGCCTAATGACCGGATGTTGTCAAAAACAATAATTCCAGAGTCAGCAGTTTCTTCCTTCTTATATCGCCATTCAATACCTTCCCCTTTGCTTTTTGAGAATCTTCAATACATTCCAACAGGTTCAATTCTTCCCAGTTCAGAGCCTCAGTACACGCTCAAGATTTCAAACGGTGGTGGCAGGAGGAGTTTCTTCCTCAACAATGTGAGAATCATTAGCCCAAATCTATGCACTGCAAGTTCTTCCATCCGGTGCCATGGCATTGATGGGGTGTTGACTGCAGTAAAGTTGCCAGGAAGTAACACACCCCTGTCTACTTGCTCTAACAGTACCGGTTCTGCAGCATCACCCTCTCCAGTGGCTGCACCACCATCACCAGCTCCAATTCTTCCTTTCTCTGATGATTCTCCTGTGCCTGCCCCGCAACCAGCTGAAAGCAGCCAAAATAAATCAGGAGCTTCACAGTTTCTATCAGATAGCAAACTGTTGAAATTTACAGGGACTCTTTTGGTAGTATCAATAATTGGAGTTTCCATgtga